GTCGGCGAGAGTTGCCGGGCTCCGCACACTTGTGGCATCCTGACCGTTAAGAGCCGCGTTAGGCATGGTGATCTGCACGTAACTAGGGAGAAAAGACACAGGATGTCAAAGATACAGGCGCTGAGGGACTTGAGGGCGGAGGTTAAGTATCTTGGTGCAGAGAAGTTGCTGGGATTTCTACTGCACCTCGGGCTCAAGGGGAAGAGCGAGCTGTTTCTGCCGAAGCTCATCGAGAGGCCTGAGGCCAGCCGCGTGCTGGTTCTGGCACCTCACCCGGACGACGACGTTGTCGGCTGCGGGGGCACGCTCCGTAAGCACGTGCAGGCGGAAGACGACGTTATGGTCGCCTATCTGACCGATGGCTCGCGGGGAAGCACGGACCTGAGAGAGAGTCTGCACCTCGTCTCGAGGCGGAAGGACGAGGCGCAGAAGGCGGCCGCAGTTCTAGGGATCAAGAAGCTGAAGTTTCTCGGCTTTCAGGACACCAAGCTTCAGTATTTCATAGCCGATTGTGCAAGCTTGATCGACGATATTCTAATCGAATATGAGCCTGATCTCGTCTATGTGCCGTTTCCGCTCGACTACAATCCTGACCATTTAGCTGCGGCACGGGTCGCGGCCGAGGCCTTCGAGAAGATCGATTACCTATGCGACATCTTTTGCTACGAGGTGTCGCCTCCTATTCTCCCCAATCGCATAGTCAACATCACCGACCAGGTCGGTCTGAAGCGCCGGGCGCTTT
Above is a window of bacterium DNA encoding:
- a CDS encoding PIG-L deacetylase family protein, with amino-acid sequence MSKIQALRDLRAEVKYLGAEKLLGFLLHLGLKGKSELFLPKLIERPEASRVLVLAPHPDDDVVGCGGTLRKHVQAEDDVMVAYLTDGSRGSTDLRESLHLVSRRKDEAQKAAAVLGIKKLKFLGFQDTKLQYFIADCASLIDDILIEYEPDLVYVPFPLDYNPDHLAAARVAAEAFEKIDYLCDIFCYEVSPPILPNRIVNITDQVGLKRRALLCHKSQMEQNDYVNVVVEGLGRYRTHGLLKGKGYAEAFFKCDGDYLAFLLKKLDER